CCCATCATTAATCAGCCGTGCTAGCAACGGTGACAGTTCCTTcttgaaagctttatataaacaAGCGCCCAGGCCATCAGGTCCAGGTGATTTGCCTTGATTCAAATCCTcaattgccttttcaacttcgctttctgttattTTCACTTCTAATCGTTCTTTTGTGTCGTCACTCAATCGTGGCATGCGACCGAGGAAGACCTTTTTGAACTCGTCTACATTCGCTTCTTGAAACGCAAAGAGGGACTGGTAATACTCTAAAAACGCTTGGCCTATACTCTTACTGTTGTCGGCAGTTGTGCCATTCCATAGAATCTTATCGACGTGATTCCTTCGACCGTGAGCTTTTTCAAGTCCAagcgcccttttagtgggcgcctctccagctactaatgcatttgttcttgcgcgcacaatcgcACCTTGATACCGTTCTTTGTCGAGCTGCTcaattttttctttaatggttcgCACATCTTCTTTATACGCCCCTGGCTCTTCGCACTCAAGCgctatcagctgcttaagtgtctttcgcaagctcttttctttcatttccttctcaaacttaaagcagctcgatctttcacaggctttcatttttacgttttgttgGAACCCTTCCCATTTCTCTGCTGTTGTTTGACTATTATCCTCACAAACCTCCCTTACGGCCTCATGTACTGTCTCTACAAATGGTTGGTCTTTTAGTAGTAAGGCATTCGTTTTCCATAGGTCCCAATTAAAAGATTCTCTCTTCTTCTCCGTGCCTATGTTACATTTCACCAAGCAGTGATCTGAGAACGATACTGGTGCCACAGAATAACTATGGCACTTTGGAATCATGGGTTGCGATATGTACATGCGGTCTAACCTCGCGCGACTGTTACCTTGAAATCGCGTGTACATAACTTCCCGCTCCCCCTCCAGACACTCGCAAACATCGTCCAGTTCATTTTCACGTATTAGTTTAGTCACAATTAAAATCTCCCAACAAAATCATGCAGTTATCGCTGCAAATATACTGAAAAAGGTTCTCAAAAAATAAGGTGCGCTCTTCTACAGAATTcggcgcatatatgcacatgactcgaaattcaatttcacgataaacaaaatcacaaaaaacaatccttccagactGGCATGAAAATACACTTTGAACAACAAGATCAGGCAACTTCTTTACAAACAGAACACAACCGGCGGACGTCCCTACCGCGTGACTCACGACCGCATAATATCTAGTCGTGAAacgccgcaccatgctcccggtctcctcctctccgtcaaccttggtctcctggacggctagtacgtctatgtcttggtcagtgaccaaccgtaggacctgactttgcctacgactagccgccaaccctctcacGTTCAATGTGGCGATAGTAAGTAACGGTAAGAGAGCCATCTTAACTAAGGGTaaagtaggcccggagcatggtgcttaccatTCACGACTAGACCTctgctagccgcctccgggaccttcCGGCTTGCTGCCGTTGGTGGCCGTCACCGCTTTGACAACAGTCTTCTTTTCAGGCGGAATATTAGGTTTTGGCATGTAGCCCATCCGCCTCCCATGAGGCGCCTTCGTCGGTGGCCCCTCGCTGGTGCTGGTTGCACTACCGTCCCGGTCCTTGGTCGCGTCGTGGGGGTGCTAGACTGGGGCACCGAGAGTTGCAGTCTGCTCACCGTCGTTCGTGTCCTCGTCCTGCAGCATTGCTGTCGTGTCGTCATCAGGTGCCTCGTCGTCAACGCCCCCCGAAGCATGACCCACTGAAGACAGGAGCTGTAGCGTCTTGCTCGCCTTCTCGGCAGCCACAGCCACCGTGCCTTCAGCGCCGACCGTCGATGTCCCATTGACTGTCGCTGTCAGAACAAGGTCTCCGGTTcccttggcggcgtcctccgtctCGACCACGTCCATAAGGTGCTCTGCAGCAACGTTACTCGCTGTTGGTCCCATCACAGCTGCGTATGATTTGACGCAGTCAGCGTCAAGGTGGCCGAAACGCCTGCACCTTGATCAGCGGGGAAATTTACAATCTCGGCGGACGTGTCCCGTGTATTGGCAGCGCAGACACTGCATGGGCCTCGCGGGAACGACCACCAATGCTAGCTCTCCGCCGACGCGGACCTGATGAGGCAAGTCTTCCTATTTTACGCCGCTCTTCAGCTTCAGGAGCACGGTCCCAGTAGTGGAGGTCTTGTCTCCTCTGCCTTGGGCGCGCCACCGCTCTCGGCTCCCCTCTTCCACCTTGCCAAATGTTGCGAACGCCATCGGGATGTCCTCATCGGAAACACCgtgcagcagccagtgaagcctaggcttcacctgctggtcttgTGGGTCAACAATGACGCACCGTCGTCCCTTCACTTGCATTTCCTTCATGGCCAGCAGGCGTTTTGTGGCAGTCGCATCATTGAGagtcaccgcccagacgtggataatctggtacgcccctatgcataccacgtcaGGCAGCAGGCCCGTCGGCAATAGGGCGTCCCTGAAGTCTTCGACCTTGTAGGGTCTCGCACGTACATCCCCGTGTAAAAACACGGTGTTGATCGTTACTCGTCCTTTCGGCAGTTGCGGCAAAATAAACGGGTACTCCATGTCTTCGTCGGTAAGCCTGTTTACACggccaaaagtggccgctgtcgctgctccgctagagcccatgattctgctgaccgctcagctcggctgaGCGGTTGCAGTGTGTAACCTGAAAAAGAAGGTTTTGGCTCCCGGCGACACCTGCATTTTTTGAACTCTTTTTATAACATTGCCACCTGGGCCTCCAGAGTATATGGTCCTGTACAAGGGCATTGAAAACAGCGCGTCACAAACATCCCTGTACAATGTTTTCCTTTTAACGCTACTCAAATACTGCATCCAAACACACGCTTACAAATTTGAGACGTTTAACAATTGCTCTAAAGAGACCACAAATACCTCCTCAAATACATCTCGTTGTAATAGCATACTTAGGCAAAGCTTTCCTGAGTCTTTATTGACACAACGTGCGCAGGAATGGGTCTCTAACATcacgaaaaaataaaaacctgTTTACTATCTGTCGCAGAAACAAATGTCCCAGTGCTAATCCGCCGGCCTTCACCTGCCGAAACAAGTTCGTGTGGCTGCACCTCTCCCATGTGGGCGCCCAAACAAAGACAGCAAATACACAGTGCAGCTTCTGCACCTTTACTCGGGCACAATGTAGCACTTGCATTGCGTACCACAACTTACTAATAAAAAATAAGATTGCACACCGTAGCTCTTGCAAAGAGGGATATACAAGGGCTTGTCCATCTGTCTGCTTTTTCTCGCGTCTCTTGCAGCTGCGCTCGCCAGTACGGATAAGTTTCTCTATGAAATTCCAGCGGTACCCACAAGTACTTCGGAGGCGTTGTAAACCAAGCCGCGTTGACGAAATGCGTCTGTCGTTGAAGGCAATTCTCCGTGCCAAAATCCCAGGCACTTATCCCAATTCACTCGACTTCCGGTTACCTCAGTGAAACACTTCACTACGGTACTTCAGATGTTTCACTAATACTTTTCTTGTCCCCGCAAAAAACCGCAACACCGTCTGCATACGCAAGCAATGTAACTTCTGTTTCCTGTAGTCTAAATCCACGAATTTCATCGCTTTGTATTATTTTAACCCCTTCACCGTTTTTTTATATCAACGAATTTCTCCACAAaactgcttattttttttattcctgattTCGATTATTATTGCAATAAAAAGCATGTATTCgatcttaaaaaaatatttaaagcaaACACGAAGTCGAAGTTTGTAGAGCATAAGGCTTTCAAACACGAAGTTTGTAGAGCATAAGGCTTTCATCAATGGATATGTCTCGCTCCGGTACGTAGGCTGAGCGATAGTTCTTCAACAACCGAACCAGAAACGGCCATATCTTGTGCAGCTTCGGCTGCGGGTGACTGCTAAGGTCGCTGATACTGGAATTATCAGCAAAGTGCAGCATCCGCATCAGGAGCTGAAACCGGTTGCCACTCATCACCTCTCCGAAAATAGGTGTGAATAAGAGCTTGTTCCTGGACCAATACCAATCCTGTCGTGGCTTCTGCACAATTCCTTGCAACAGCAAGAGACCAAGAAACACCCACATCTCCTCCTCAGTCACCGGCACCCATTTTTTGACGCGGCTATGCTCACACGGACCGCAGCCCTTCACCTTCTCAGCAGCATTGCGGTTAGTTTCTTCGACCACCATTGAAATGAGTTCATCATCGAGGAAACGCTGAATATATTCAAGCAAGTCACCAGGCGAGCTTATAGTGAACGTCTTACCGGGAACTGCCAGAAAAGGAAACCGAGGAGGTCGTGTAGGAATGTTCGTGACGTCGATCTTCATCCACTGACGCGCGCTCGCAAAGTTCGCTTCCGAGCAATCATCTTCTTCATCAGAAGAGCTGCTGAGTACAACATCATCACTGTCATCCTCGCTCCCTGAAACAATGTACACATCAGTGTCTGAATCACCATCgtctgacgaagatgacgacgaagaaaaGCGCCGTTTCCGAGAAGACGGGCCAGCAATACACGTGTCGCCTCCACTGGATGCCATTTTAAAACCAAGGTTgccctacgaaaaaaaaagtttacgcggttgaagaaaaagaaattaagagGTCAGTGCTGCCATCTGTCGAGTAAAAATGCAAGCTACGCCACAAACGTGCGCCGCTCGTCCGAAACGCTGGAGGGAAGAACGTATTCAGCGCGGACGAGCTACACTCGTCCAAAACGGTTTGGGGACGGCCTGGCAAGGACGAGCACAGCTCGTCCAAAACGGTTAAGGTGTTAAGACACAGTGCTTCAATATTGATATCAAACAGGGGGCAACCTCGGGGCACTGAATGTCGTACGTTTATGGGGGCCCCCAGCAACTTATTAACAAGTAGCCTTGTAGTGCACTTGCGGGACGCCAAGCTCGTTCCCTCCCGGATGACCGCACCTATGTTGATGTAGTCCAGGATGCAAAACAAAATACAATGTGGCACACAATCAAAGGCCTTTTCAAAATCTAACTGTAGTAGTGCGATACGTGCAATGTGGCTTCACAGCATTCGAGTGCACACCTCGCCTTGTGAATGTTGTAAACGATGGAACGGCCTTTGATCCCACACGTTTGGTGATGGCCTACTATTTCGCCTATTCCACTCTGTAATCTGCTGGCAAGAACCTTCATGTAGATTTTGTAGTCTACGTTTGTCAGAGCGACAGCTCTGTCCGACGATACCTGCTTAAGTTTATCTGCTTTGTCAGTTTTCGGAATAAGTACTGTATGTGACGTTCCAAACTACACAGGTAAAGCATTTATTTCATTTGTCTCATTGAATAGCGCAGTCAGCAATGGAGCTAGTGTTTCCTTGAAGCTTTATAGAACGCTGCACTCAAGCCATCAGGCCCAGGCGACTTCTCAGGGTTTAAATTATCTATAGCACGCTCTACTTATTGTTCGCTAATGGCCGTTTGCAGTCTTGCTTTTCGTTCCACGTCTAGTCGTGGCATCGCCGGCAGAAACGATTCTTTAAACCGGTCCAGGTCGACATACCGCAAATAAAACAATGACTGGTAATACTCATTGAAAGCTTGCCCGATTTCTCTATTATCTGTCGCGGTGCAACCCGCCCCTTGTACCTCAGTGACATGGTTACGTCTTGCGTGCGCTATTTCCATCCCTAGCGCCCGCCTTGTGGGCGTCTCCGCCACGTCTAGATGTTCAGCTCTCGCGCGCACAAGCGCTCCACGATAGCGTTCTTCTTCGTTAATTTgtagtttttcttttattttcctaaCGTCGTCCATGTATAATCCCGGCGCCTTGCACTCCAGAGCTAATAATTTTTCTAGCATAGACTTTAACTGCGTTTCATTTAGTTTTTCTTGGTACCGTATGCAGCTCGCCCTTTCAATTCCTTTTATTTTGATCTGTTGCTTGCAGAGTTCCCATTCCTGGCCCAATTCATGTATTCCACCTCCAGTGACTTCACTAATTTCTTCTTCCGCACCCTTAGTGATTTCTTTATCATTAAGCAGTTTGGGGTTTAACTTCCAAAGATCCCACTGAAAACAGCTGCTTCTCTTTTTTGCTCCAATGAAACATTGAACCATGCAGTGATCCGAGAAGGGCGCGGGCACTACGTCATAGCCATGACAGTTTGGGACCAAACATGCAGACGCGTAAATCCTGTCGAATCGGGCGTGGCTGGTACCTTGGAAATGAGTGTACTTAACTGGACACCTGCTCACCAGGCATTCTCCCATGTCCTCTAAAGCAAATTCATCAATTACTCGAATAATAATGGCAGTACTTTTATCCCTGAAAGTACGCGCGCTAATTTTGTCATCGGCGCTCAGAACGCAATTGAAGCGTCCACACTACCACGGTTCTACACGAGTATGACCAGTTCTACTCCAGTATGGTCGCACCCCTTTTAATTAGGCGCAGGGATACAATTGGGTGAACTTAattggatcgtcaccaatatctgccTTTCCCCAACACAGGGAACTAGGGAAAGGAGAAGGTATTTAAACGCAGGGTTTAGACCGAATGAAgcagtctagaagctgagcctacaatctgctgaGAAGCGTCAAGAAGCTACTACCgtccagtatcgcctgggccgcCTAGACACGTCTCAACTGCGAGTTACTTGTTgacgtaagagacgacaaactAACGTCTGTAACGAAGAtcacggtagttcccctcaagttagcttaacctgctcgagggaagacgtcagacctagactcccgggaaacccagcccagcaatcgcatccaccgcaacgagatcggcttgccagcgttcttcgggaaaACTCTGCCGTCGACTCCACTCTTTATGGATGTGCTTGTGCCCGGCCCTGCGTATGCCatgatttgttttcttttgaagtCTCTTTAGTTGAGCACGGTTAATTGTGTTTTGTTCTGTGGTCATTTTTATATTTATTCTTAACTGTTCGTTGTATTCTTTTGTATTCATCATTGATCTAgattaagtgcatgtgtgttagtgttcttggGTTTTTGTGTTTCGTTTAAATTTTGTGTCGTTGTCAgtctacagacagacagacagacagacaagaaactttaatttgtcctaagggactacgttgtcgtagtctagaaatatttttttctctctttctcctgaCTCTGACTCCTTCGCTTTGTTCGCTTAAGTACAGAACGACCAGCCGGCTTGTATACCCGGTCGGCGACTTCGGGCTgacggcgaacgggtgacaagcAGTGACAGTGCCTATAACAGGTCTGAAGACCCTAAAAATAGCTATTTTTCGGGCTTTATTGTAGAATTGTCTTTTTATAATATTATCACCCGCTGGGAAACTTAGCCGGAACCACTCGAATATTACCCGAAAGACTTTGCTGGTGTAGATGATCTTATTAAAAGCTTTACATCAAACGAGAGGATCGCTGTGAAGAGGGTTCAAACTGCTCTAAGCGACAATACACTTGAAGATGACTTTGAATACGTCAACGTCATTGAGA
This Dermacentor albipictus isolate Rhodes 1998 colony chromosome 1, USDA_Dalb.pri_finalv2, whole genome shotgun sequence DNA region includes the following protein-coding sequences:
- the LOC139060316 gene encoding piggyBac transposable element-derived protein 4-like, which translates into the protein MASSGGDTCIAGPSSRKRRFSSSSSSSDDGDSDTDVYIVSGSEDDSDDVVLSSSSDEEDDCSEANFASARQWMKIDVTNIPTRPPRFPFLAVPGKTFTISSPGDLLEYIQRFLDDELISMVVEETNRNAAEKVKGCGPCEHSRVKKWVPVTEEEMWVFLGLLLLQGIVQKPRQDWYWSRNKLLFTPIFGEVMSGNRFQLLMRMLHFADNSSISDLSSHPQPKLHKIWPFLVRLLKNYRSAYVPERDISIDESLMLYKLRV